Sequence from the Equus przewalskii isolate Varuska chromosome 11, EquPr2, whole genome shotgun sequence genome:
aatatttcctttctcgCCTGTGCTGTacaaatgtatttctttcttgtcTTGGGAGCCACTGAGTGCTTTATTCTGACGGCAATAGCCTATGACAGGTATGTTGCCATTTGCAACCCATTACTCTACCCTCTCATCATGAACAATAGGCTGTGTAGCCAACTGGCAGCTGGCTGTTGGATCAGTGGAATTCCAGTCCACATAGGATTCACCTATCAgctgttctctctccccttctgtggATCTAACCTGTTGAATCACTTTTTCTGTGACATACCTCCAGTACTTGAGCTTGCCTGTGGGGACACTTTTATGACTCAGATATTGATTTACATGGTTGCTGTTCTAGTTGTCAATATTCCTTTTATGTTGATACTTGGATCTTACGTAAATATAATCTCAACCATCCTGAAGCTGCCATCAGCAACTGGGAGAGCCAAGGCCTTCTCCACTTGCTCTTCTCATCTCATGGTTGTGGCTTTATTCTTTGGATTAGGCATCATTACCTATATGAGACCAAAGTCCAGCCATTtaaaaggaatggataaattcctttctcttttttacacCATTGTGACCCCAATGCTAAACCCTATAATATATTGTCTGAGAAACAAAGATGTCATGGTGGCATTGAGAAAATTCTTACCAAAATGGATTGTGCtatgacttaaaaacaaaacttcataaaatttgtttcttatttatcacAGTCTCCAT
This genomic interval carries:
- the LOC139074575 gene encoding LOW QUALITY PROTEIN: olfactory receptor 10AG1-like (The sequence of the model RefSeq protein was modified relative to this genomic sequence to represent the inferred CDS: substituted 1 base at 1 genomic stop codon); the encoded protein is MESTGQTPPQRNLTMXVEFILFGFSDVPDLQGFLFGVFLIMYVIILMGNGLIIIITNVDPSLHTPMYFFLRNFSSLEICYVSVTVPRLLIDLCRQKRNISFLACAVQMYFFLVLGATECFILTAIAYDRYVAICNPLLYPLIMNNRLCSQLAAGCWISGIPVHIGFTYQLFSLPFCGSNLLNHFFCDIPPVLELACGDTFMTQILIYMVAVLVVNIPFMLILGSYVNIISTILKLPSATGRAKAFSTCSSHLMVVALFFGLGIITYMRPKSSHLKGMDKFLSLFYTIVTPMLNPIIYCLRNKDVMVALRKFLPKWIVL